Proteins encoded by one window of Streptomyces sp. ALI-76-A:
- a CDS encoding HAMP domain-containing sensor histidine kinase produces MKRPRSPWPARVRERTRCKRGLHSLRGKLTLANVALLAVGIVAATAVSLMGMRYYLLDQVDTQLAKTRESLGGSELTLRSMDSLSLLGFVRDRLLREQTEQEPTPDSLFTAVDSRGEAIGLLGLQPTDAQRDLADAVDDPGALNEDPEPHDVTVHGASYRVTGTKLADGTQILLAASTDALHKGVAKALKLDLAIGTLLLALLAALTMMSVSRRMRPLEDMVETSSAIAEGDLTRRVPSSRDPTQEVEQLRLALNSMLHQVESAYRTRERSAAQLRRFVADASHELRTPLSAIRGYLQLYDQGMLSDPDDRKRAWGRVMTEADRMGRLVDELLTLARLDQRPALRLRNVDVSRLVREATEDLRVQQPGRPVTVDADGSLLVRADESGLRQVLGNLVANVRTHTPADVPVRLGVRRADGVVRLCVADKGPGLCPDDAARVFDRFFRVGGGAGSGLGLAIVQGVVRAHNGEVTVRTAPGEGLEVTVTLPAGGDREGV; encoded by the coding sequence GTGAAACGCCCCCGTTCCCCGTGGCCGGCCCGCGTCCGGGAGCGGACCCGCTGCAAGCGCGGCCTGCACTCGCTGCGCGGCAAGCTGACGCTGGCGAACGTGGCGCTGCTCGCCGTCGGGATCGTCGCGGCGACCGCCGTGAGCCTGATGGGCATGCGGTACTACCTGCTGGACCAGGTCGACACCCAGCTGGCCAAGACCCGTGAGTCGCTGGGCGGTTCGGAGCTGACGCTGCGGTCGATGGACTCGCTGAGCCTGCTGGGTTTCGTCCGCGACCGGCTCCTGCGTGAGCAGACCGAGCAGGAGCCGACCCCGGACTCCCTGTTCACCGCCGTCGACAGCCGGGGCGAGGCGATCGGCCTCCTCGGGCTCCAGCCCACCGACGCCCAGCGGGACCTCGCGGACGCCGTGGACGACCCGGGCGCGCTCAACGAGGACCCCGAGCCGCACGACGTCACCGTGCACGGCGCGTCCTACCGGGTGACCGGGACGAAACTGGCCGACGGCACCCAGATCCTGCTCGCCGCCTCGACCGACGCCCTGCACAAGGGCGTCGCCAAGGCCCTCAAGCTCGACCTCGCCATCGGCACGCTGCTGCTGGCGCTGCTCGCCGCGCTGACGATGATGAGCGTCAGCCGCCGGATGCGGCCCCTGGAGGACATGGTGGAGACCTCCTCGGCGATCGCCGAGGGCGATCTGACCCGGCGCGTGCCCTCCAGCCGCGATCCCACGCAGGAGGTCGAACAGCTGCGCCTGGCCCTCAACTCCATGCTCCACCAGGTGGAGTCGGCGTACCGCACGCGCGAGCGCAGCGCGGCCCAGCTGCGCCGTTTCGTCGCCGACGCCTCGCACGAGCTGCGCACCCCGCTGTCCGCGATACGCGGCTACCTCCAGCTGTACGACCAGGGGATGCTGTCCGACCCGGACGACCGCAAGCGGGCCTGGGGGCGGGTGATGACGGAGGCCGACCGGATGGGGCGGCTGGTCGACGAGCTGCTCACCCTCGCCCGCCTCGACCAGCGCCCCGCGCTGCGCCTGCGGAACGTGGACGTGAGCCGTCTGGTCCGGGAGGCCACCGAGGACCTGCGGGTGCAGCAGCCCGGGCGGCCCGTCACCGTCGACGCGGACGGCTCCCTGCTGGTGCGCGCCGACGAGTCCGGGCTGCGGCAGGTGCTCGGCAACCTGGTGGCCAACGTGCGCACGCACACACCCGCGGACGTGCCGGTGCGGCTCGGCGTGCGGCGCGCGGACGGGGTCGTACGGCTGTGCGTCGCGGACAAGGGGCCCGGACTCTGCCCGGACGACGCGGCACGCGTCTTCGACCGCTTCTTCCGGGTCGGCGGAGGCGCCGGCAGCGGGCTCGGCCTGGCGATCGTGCAGGGCGTCGTACGGGCCCACAACGGCGAGGTGACGGTGCGGACGGCACCGGGCGAGGGACTGGAGGTGACGGTCACCTTGCCGGCGGGAGGAGACCGGGAGGGGGTGTGA
- a CDS encoding response regulator transcription factor, whose product MTTAPGTVLVVEDEESIADVLAIALRYHRFEVMTAGTVREALTLAERTRPDAALLDVMLPDGDGRALGRRLRAERPDLAIVFLTARDAPAEVVGALGFGDDYITKPFNIDEVVARITAVLRRTRPADVLPQRPPLRYGDLELDETTYSVHRAGRSVELTPTEYALLRFLVRNGGRIVPKEQLLRHVWQYEHTPPESTVVETYISYLRRKLDALGPPLITTRRGVGYGLA is encoded by the coding sequence ATGACGACGGCTCCAGGCACCGTGCTGGTCGTGGAGGACGAGGAGAGCATCGCGGACGTTCTCGCCATCGCCCTGCGCTACCACCGGTTCGAGGTCATGACGGCGGGCACGGTCCGCGAGGCGCTCACGCTCGCCGAGCGCACCCGCCCTGACGCGGCGCTGCTCGACGTCATGCTCCCGGACGGCGACGGCCGCGCGCTGGGCCGCCGGCTGCGCGCCGAGCGGCCCGATCTGGCGATCGTGTTCCTCACCGCGCGCGACGCGCCCGCCGAGGTCGTCGGCGCGCTGGGCTTCGGCGACGACTACATCACCAAGCCGTTCAACATCGACGAGGTCGTCGCGCGGATCACGGCGGTGCTGCGCCGCACGCGCCCGGCGGACGTCCTGCCGCAGCGGCCACCGCTCAGATACGGCGACCTGGAGCTGGACGAGACGACGTACTCGGTGCACCGCGCGGGCCGCTCGGTGGAGCTGACCCCCACCGAGTACGCGCTGCTGCGTTTCCTGGTCCGCAACGGCGGCCGGATCGTGCCCAAGGAGCAACTCCTGCGCCATGTCTGGCAGTACGAGCACACCCCGCCCGAGTCGACCGTCGTGGAGACGTACATCAGTTACCTGCGGCGCAAGCTCGACGCGCTGGGACCGCCGCTGATCACCACCCGGCGGGGCGTCGGATACGGGCTGGCGTGA